Proteins from a single region of Thermodesulfobacteriota bacterium:
- a CDS encoding glycosyltransferase family 2 protein: MRISVVIPAKNEEENLKPLIEEIYRALTGVANFEVIYVDDGSTDKTFENLLYLKASGFDKVNVLRHKHSVGQSTAIWTGVSHADGELVVTLDADGQNDPSDIPNLLTMASQFPLGSHFCIAGHRKNRKDTAWKRFQSKLANSVRSKFLNDDTPDTGCGLKVFPKQTFLDLPYFDHMHRFLPALIRRQGGIIKVVEVNHRDRQFGKSKYNMLGRLGVGLTDMAGVYWLQKRNKLNDVILENEESI, translated from the coding sequence GTGCGAATTTCAGTTGTAATACCAGCAAAAAACGAAGAAGAAAATTTAAAACCCTTAATTGAGGAAATTTATAGAGCGTTAACAGGTGTAGCAAACTTCGAAGTCATCTATGTTGATGATGGAAGTACGGATAAGACATTTGAGAATTTGCTTTACCTGAAAGCGAGTGGCTTTGACAAAGTTAACGTACTACGGCATAAGCACTCGGTGGGACAAAGTACAGCTATTTGGACAGGGGTGAGCCATGCTGATGGAGAACTTGTAGTAACACTTGATGCGGATGGGCAGAATGATCCCTCTGATATACCAAACCTCCTGACTATGGCCTCTCAATTTCCGTTAGGGAGTCACTTTTGCATTGCTGGTCACCGTAAAAACAGAAAGGATACAGCTTGGAAAAGATTTCAGTCAAAACTAGCAAATTCTGTAAGAAGTAAATTTCTTAATGATGATACACCTGACACCGGATGTGGGTTAAAGGTCTTTCCAAAACAAACATTCCTCGATTTACCCTATTTTGATCATATGCATCGTTTTCTGCCAGCACTGATCCGGCGACAAGGTGGGATCATTAAAGTTGTTGAGGTGAATCACAGAGACAGGCAATTTGGAAAATCAAAATATAATATGTTAGGGCGGCTTGGGGTCGGACTAACTGATATGGCAGGAGTTTATTGGCTTCAGAAACGTAATAAACTTAATGATGTCATCTTAGAAAATGAAGAGAGTATCTAA